The sequence below is a genomic window from Theobroma cacao cultivar B97-61/B2 chromosome 6, Criollo_cocoa_genome_V2, whole genome shotgun sequence.
CTTCCTTCTTCAGTCGATTCCTTATCATTACGTTTCTGACCTTTTCCACTCGATCCATCCTACCTGCCAATGCATATATATTCGAAAGCATTACATAATGGCCTGGATTTTCTGGTTCAATACTTAACAGATGCTCTGCCACTTCTACTCCAAGATCGAAATTCTTATGCATCTTGCAAGCCCCAAGCATTGCAGTCCAGACTGCCGGAGCTGGCTCTTCAGGTATCAcgcttatgataaattgatacGCTTCATGCAAGTGTCCAGCACGACCAAGCATATCCACCACACAAACATGATGCTCCACTGATGGCATCAGTCCATACTGTTGCCTCATGCTGGCAAAAATCTGGCGCCCTTCATTAACAAGCCCTGCGTGAGCACAAGCTGATAAGATGGCAACAAATGTAACATTATTGGGTCGTGGACCATGAACCCTCATTTCACTAAAGAGCTCAATTGCTTGGCTACCATGACCATGCATTCCATACCCTGAAATCATAGCAGTCCAAGCAACAACATTCTTTTCCTCCATTGAATCAAAAGCCTCTCGCGCTTTACTTACATTTCCACACCTCGAATACATATTAATCAATGCCGTGCCAAGCACCACATTCACATCGAAACAGTTTCTAACAATATACTCATGCACCCAACAGCCTAAACCAGCTGCACCTAACTGAGCACAAGCCGataacaaacaaacaaatgtTGTGGAATCCGGCTTAACTCCCGAATCTTGCATCAAATAAAACAACCCAATTGCTTCCTTCCCGAATCCATTCTGCTCGTACCCTGAAATCATTGAATTCCAAGCTACTACAGTTTTTTCAGGCATTTTATCAAAGACCTTACGAGCAACCCCCAAATCACCAGATTTTGCATAGAAGCTCACTAGAGCCGCTTG
It includes:
- the LOC108662581 gene encoding pentatricopeptide repeat-containing protein At2g33760, which gives rise to MEAKQLHRAPPSSHSPAYCAILRAGPRLKPLQQVHARIVITGLGRSQSLITKLLSFACAATSPVCYTRRLFLSISKPDTFLFHSLITLTSKFNFPLESLVYHRRMISANISPSNYTFSAVVKCCADLMAFNIGKTVHCHVLSCGYSLDSYVQAALVSFYAKSGDLGVARKVFDKMPEKTVVAWNSMISGYEQNGFGKEAIGLFYLMQDSGVKPDSTTFVCLLSACAQLGAAGLGCWVHEYIVRNCFDVNVVLGTALINMYSRCGNVSKAREAFDSMEEKNVVAWTAMISGYGMHGHGSQAIELFSEMRVHGPRPNNVTFVAILSACAHAGLVNEGRQIFASMRQQYGLMPSVEHHVCVVDMLGRAGHLHEAYQFIISVIPEEPAPAVWTAMLGACKMHKNFDLGVEVAEHLLSIEPENPGHYVMLSNIYALAGRMDRVEKVRNVMIRNRLKKEVGYSTIDIDQKICLFSMGDKSHPETNKIYLYLDELMSRCREAGYTPASESVMHEVEEEEREHALRYHSEKLAIAFGLLKTSSGVAIRIVKNLRMCEDCHTAIKFISIVTNREISVRDRLRFHLFKDGSCSCQDYW